A single Alkalibaculum bacchi DNA region contains:
- a CDS encoding DUF554 domain-containing protein, which produces MKKGEQNMIGVLVNTATVIIGSLIGLLLKKGIPEKFTDAVMIGIGLCTVYIGVSGALQGENTLILIISIVIGSIIGTGIDLDQKISNLGQWVGDHFRKTEGNSHSVAEGFVTGCLFFCIGAMTVVGSLNAGLTGDNEMLFTKSLLDFIASAMLSVSLGIGVLFSAAFVFAFQGSIVLLAGFLQPILTDAAIAEITCAGSLMILALGLNIIGITKIKVANYLPAIVVAPILNWMLSLF; this is translated from the coding sequence ATGAAGAAAGGAGAACAAAATATGATAGGTGTTCTCGTCAACACAGCTACAGTAATTATTGGTAGCCTTATTGGATTATTGTTAAAAAAGGGAATTCCCGAAAAATTTACAGATGCAGTTATGATTGGTATTGGTTTATGTACTGTATACATAGGAGTATCTGGCGCTTTACAAGGTGAGAACACTTTAATTCTCATTATTTCTATAGTCATTGGTTCTATTATTGGGACAGGTATTGATTTAGACCAGAAAATTAGTAATCTTGGTCAATGGGTTGGAGATCATTTCAGAAAAACGGAAGGTAATTCTCATTCTGTAGCAGAGGGATTTGTCACTGGTTGCCTCTTCTTTTGCATTGGCGCTATGACTGTAGTAGGGTCTTTGAATGCAGGCTTAACAGGAGACAACGAAATGCTCTTTACAAAATCACTGTTGGATTTTATTGCCTCTGCTATGCTCTCCGTTAGCCTAGGCATTGGCGTTTTGTTCTCTGCAGCTTTCGTCTTTGCTTTTCAGGGTTCCATTGTCTTGCTGGCTGGTTTTTTACAACCTATTCTTACAGATGCTGCCATTGCAGAAATAACCTGCGCAGGATCTTTGATGATTTTAGCATTAGGCTTAAACATTATAGGCATTACAAAAATCAAAGTAGCAAATTATCTCCCCGCAATAGTCGTAGCCCCTATTTTAAATTGGATGCTAAGCTTGTTTTAG
- a CDS encoding GIY-YIG nuclease family protein translates to MNLKEKIKNLPSTPGVYLYKDSLNNIIYVGKAKNLKRRVGNYFQNSKSHSSKVEKLIKHLKDFEYRLTDTEFEALLLECRLIKEYKPMYNSQMNRTQSYTYILVQKDNPLPTIKNTRNPIAKEEDLLFGPYTSKNTVEKALEDIKAYYQILCSNPSINNRLCLNYSLGKCLGMCYKDKAKDEYKRRVEKVISLLEGTDTSILEDLKEKMRSESMAQHFEAAAKYKEILNSVNYLISKEKIVDFAKENKKIGMIEDIEGGLKLFLIQGNAMLFSKRYLFSHQNQEQIHEDIKTNILSCFSEDEASPSIILNKDNLDETQIIYSYINKKSSKTIEIHDDWLNTKNQTKLDEGVAKLLEQAISLSSNLNSDLS, encoded by the coding sequence ATGAACTTAAAAGAAAAGATAAAGAACTTACCGTCCACACCAGGAGTATACTTGTACAAAGATTCTTTAAACAATATTATATATGTGGGAAAAGCAAAGAATTTAAAGAGAAGAGTAGGGAACTATTTTCAGAATTCAAAATCTCATTCATCAAAGGTAGAAAAACTAATAAAACATTTAAAAGATTTTGAGTATCGCCTTACAGATACGGAATTTGAGGCCCTACTTCTTGAATGCAGACTCATTAAAGAATATAAGCCAATGTACAATAGCCAGATGAATCGAACGCAGTCTTATACTTATATTCTCGTCCAAAAAGATAATCCTCTTCCTACAATTAAAAATACAAGAAATCCAATTGCTAAAGAAGAAGATCTTTTGTTTGGTCCTTATACGAGCAAAAATACCGTTGAAAAAGCCTTAGAAGATATCAAAGCGTATTATCAAATCTTGTGCAGTAATCCATCTATAAATAATCGTCTTTGTTTAAATTACTCATTAGGAAAATGTTTGGGGATGTGCTATAAAGATAAGGCAAAGGATGAATACAAAAGAAGAGTAGAAAAGGTGATCTCATTATTAGAGGGAACAGATACCAGCATTTTAGAAGATCTTAAAGAAAAGATGAGATCAGAGTCTATGGCCCAACATTTTGAAGCGGCAGCAAAGTATAAAGAAATATTAAATTCTGTAAATTATCTCATAAGCAAAGAAAAAATAGTTGATTTTGCGAAAGAAAACAAAAAGATAGGGATGATTGAAGATATAGAAGGTGGTTTGAAGCTCTTTCTCATTCAGGGAAATGCTATGCTTTTTAGCAAAAGATATCTTTTTAGTCACCAAAATCAAGAACAAATTCATGAAGATATTAAGACGAATATTTTATCTTGTTTTAGTGAAGATGAGGCAAGCCCAAGTATTATTCTAAATAAAGATAATCTAGACGAAACTCAGATTATTTATAGTTATATAAACAAAAAAAGTAGTAAAACTATCGAAATTCATGATGATTGGCTTAATACTAAAA